In Desulforhopalus sp., a single window of DNA contains:
- the rimI gene encoding ribosomal protein S18-alanine N-acetyltransferase: MITVRAMEPADLGAVLEIENGEPSPWSLAALRQELEVRSGLRLVAEDAALRIVGWCACRLMWPEVELLKIAVAKRVRRRGVGSGILNHLLENLRHEKYSNLFLEVRAKNVAAAGFYHDHGFQQVGRRRGYYSEPKDDALLLRKDLYPSGGKSIIPPL; the protein is encoded by the coding sequence TTGATCACTGTACGAGCCATGGAGCCGGCTGATCTTGGCGCTGTCTTGGAAATTGAAAATGGCGAACCGTCGCCTTGGTCACTTGCTGCACTTCGGCAAGAACTAGAGGTTCGATCGGGATTGCGACTGGTTGCCGAGGATGCGGCGTTGCGAATAGTCGGTTGGTGTGCATGCCGATTGATGTGGCCAGAGGTGGAACTACTAAAAATCGCTGTTGCCAAGAGGGTGAGAAGAAGGGGCGTTGGGAGCGGCATATTGAACCATCTCCTTGAAAATCTGCGGCATGAAAAGTATTCGAACCTTTTTTTAGAGGTTCGGGCAAAAAATGTGGCTGCGGCCGGTTTTTACCACGACCACGGTTTTCAGCAAGTTGGACGTCGCCGGGGGTATTATTCAGAGCCAAAAGACGATGCCCTGCTATTACGAAAGGATCTTTACCCCTCGGGTGGAAAGAGTATCATCCCACCTCTTTAG
- the tpiA gene encoding triose-phosphate isomerase, translating to MGTRKALIAGNWKMYTTVVDGCRLALDVAKTCSDFGDREVLLAPPYTILSEVAHVLAGTSIILASQNVCWAEKGAFTGEISPVMIKDAGCRAAIVGHSERRQIFGETDELINKRVKGAVQFGLLTILCIGETLSERESGRTFEVLADQVRKGLASLTATDMANVVVAYEPVWAIGTGKTASKEQAQEAHAFIRGVLAQIFEKTVAEQTRILYGGSVKPTNIDELMAQADIDGALVGGAALDAESFGRIIHFQ from the coding sequence ATGGGTACACGTAAGGCCTTAATCGCCGGCAATTGGAAGATGTACACGACGGTCGTCGACGGGTGCCGGTTGGCACTCGATGTGGCAAAAACCTGCAGTGATTTTGGCGACCGCGAGGTGCTGCTCGCCCCGCCGTATACCATCCTCAGTGAAGTGGCGCATGTCCTTGCCGGCACCTCGATTATCCTCGCTTCACAAAATGTCTGCTGGGCGGAGAAAGGCGCGTTCACCGGTGAGATTTCTCCGGTAATGATCAAGGATGCCGGCTGCAGGGCGGCGATCGTTGGTCATTCGGAGCGACGGCAGATCTTTGGCGAGACCGATGAGCTGATCAACAAGAGGGTGAAAGGGGCCGTGCAGTTTGGTCTTTTAACCATACTGTGCATCGGCGAAACCTTGAGCGAGCGGGAGAGCGGCCGGACCTTTGAAGTGTTGGCCGATCAGGTGCGAAAAGGACTTGCTTCGTTGACTGCTACGGATATGGCCAATGTCGTGGTTGCCTACGAACCGGTTTGGGCGATTGGCACCGGCAAGACAGCGAGCAAAGAGCAGGCCCAGGAGGCCCATGCCTTTATCCGGGGAGTTCTTGCGCAGATTTTTGAAAAAACCGTTGCTGAGCAAACACGGATATTGTATGGTGGCTCGGTTAAACCAACCAACATTGACGAATTGATGGCGCAGGCCGATATCGATGGTGCTTTGGTTGGCGGGGCCGCCTTGGATGCCGAGTCATTCGGTCGAATTATTCATTTTCAATAA
- a CDS encoding phosphoglycerate kinase has protein sequence MKSIGDFSFSGKRVLLRVDFNVPMDEQKRITDDARICMVLPTIRHIQQEKGKLIICSHMGRPKGKRVADLSLAPVASHLESLIGIKVTLAPDCVGPEVRALVDKMADGEILLLENLRFHIEETANDPGFSEQLASLADIYINDAFAASHRAHASVVGVPERVADKGAGLLLQKEMDYFKKSMAEPVRPLVAVIGGAKVSSKLGALENMLGKVDCMIIGGAMANTFLKSQGVEVGASKVEDDLLDTAKRFVQAAEEKGVKLYLPVDFVVADKFAADAVTKFVTFRDIPTGWMALDIGPASTLLFQEALQDAKTIIWNGPMGAFEMDAFAGGTMALCRTVAAAHALSIVGGGDSNAAVKKSGEEKNISYMSTGGGAFLELMEGKVLPGVAVLE, from the coding sequence ATGAAATCAATTGGTGATTTTTCTTTTTCCGGGAAACGGGTGCTGCTGAGGGTCGATTTTAATGTGCCGATGGATGAGCAGAAACGAATTACCGATGACGCGAGGATTTGCATGGTTTTGCCGACCATCCGTCATATTCAGCAGGAAAAGGGCAAACTTATTATCTGTTCGCATATGGGGCGACCGAAAGGAAAGCGTGTCGCTGATCTTAGTCTTGCGCCGGTCGCTAGCCATCTCGAATCACTCATTGGCATAAAAGTGACCTTGGCGCCGGATTGTGTCGGCCCGGAGGTAAGGGCATTAGTCGATAAAATGGCGGATGGGGAAATTTTGCTCCTTGAAAACCTGCGGTTTCACATTGAAGAGACTGCTAACGACCCGGGGTTCTCCGAGCAACTGGCGAGTCTTGCCGATATATATATCAATGATGCCTTTGCCGCCTCCCATCGAGCGCATGCCTCGGTGGTTGGAGTGCCGGAGCGGGTTGCGGATAAAGGCGCCGGGCTTTTGCTGCAGAAGGAAATGGACTATTTCAAGAAATCCATGGCGGAACCTGTCCGGCCATTAGTGGCGGTTATCGGCGGAGCCAAGGTCTCGTCCAAGCTTGGCGCCCTTGAGAATATGTTGGGCAAGGTCGACTGTATGATCATCGGTGGGGCGATGGCCAATACCTTTCTGAAAAGTCAGGGGGTGGAAGTTGGCGCATCGAAGGTAGAGGATGATCTGCTTGATACCGCGAAACGTTTTGTCCAGGCAGCTGAGGAGAAAGGTGTCAAACTCTATCTTCCTGTTGATTTCGTGGTAGCTGACAAGTTTGCCGCTGATGCGGTGACCAAATTCGTGACCTTCCGCGATATCCCCACCGGTTGGATGGCCCTTGACATCGGTCCGGCCTCAACGCTGCTCTTTCAGGAAGCCCTGCAGGATGCGAAAACAATAATCTGGAATGGGCCGATGGGGGCCTTCGAAATGGACGCCTTTGCCGGTGGGACGATGGCCTTATGCCGAACCGTGGCCGCTGCCCATGCATTGTCGATTGTTGGTGGTGGCGATTCGAACGCCGCGGTTAAAAAATCCGGAGAGGAGAAAAATATCTCCTATATGTCCACCGGTGGGGGTGCATTTCTGGAACTCATGGAAGGCAAGGTGCTACCCGGAGTAGCGGTGCTTGAATAA
- a CDS encoding glyceraldehyde-3-phosphate dehydrogenase, whose amino-acid sequence MKLGINGLGRIGKLSLWHHVARKHFSGVVINIGREVGRNLSDLATMLEKDSTYGRLGSYLYGYKCPKIIEELNEEKGTMVVNGVPVTILRAARDPKDIAWQENGVKLVVDTTGVFTDPTTDPGADKGALRGHMLAGAEKVILSAPFKIKSKGLDMPADAITTVMGINDEMYDAATHSVISAASCTTTCLSYMIKPLLEKVGADKILSASMVTVHAATGSQQVLDRLPKTGATDLRKNRSIQNNIILTTTGAAKALALVIPEMSSIGFMAESVRIPTTTGSLIILVVNLQDELEYPIKRDAINGIYKEFSTVNPYLKFSEEQNVSSDIIGLPAAAAVIEGSETHTRTANIQVNLAKVKADSLRPGADPIVNVPVTQAVVYGWYDNELGSYTNMLGDLTVRISEGML is encoded by the coding sequence ATGAAATTAGGTATTAACGGGTTAGGACGAATTGGAAAACTTTCTCTCTGGCACCATGTCGCGAGAAAACACTTTTCCGGAGTTGTTATCAATATAGGCCGGGAGGTCGGACGAAATCTCAGCGATCTCGCAACAATGCTTGAAAAAGATTCAACCTATGGGCGCTTGGGTTCGTATCTGTACGGCTATAAGTGCCCAAAGATTATCGAAGAACTGAATGAAGAAAAGGGTACCATGGTCGTAAATGGCGTGCCCGTGACTATTTTGCGTGCCGCTCGCGACCCAAAGGATATCGCCTGGCAGGAGAACGGTGTCAAGCTGGTGGTTGATACCACCGGTGTGTTCACTGATCCAACGACTGATCCCGGTGCTGACAAGGGCGCCTTGCGCGGGCACATGCTCGCTGGAGCTGAAAAGGTCATTCTCTCTGCGCCATTTAAGATTAAATCAAAGGGATTGGATATGCCGGCTGATGCCATCACCACGGTTATGGGCATCAATGACGAGATGTACGACGCAGCTACACATTCGGTCATTTCTGCGGCCTCCTGCACGACGACCTGCCTGTCGTATATGATCAAACCGCTCTTGGAGAAAGTCGGCGCGGACAAGATCCTCAGTGCGTCAATGGTTACCGTGCATGCCGCAACGGGCAGCCAGCAAGTTCTTGATCGACTGCCAAAGACCGGGGCCACTGATCTGCGCAAAAACCGCTCCATCCAGAACAATATCATTCTTACCACTACGGGTGCTGCCAAGGCCTTAGCACTGGTTATTCCGGAGATGTCTTCCATCGGATTTATGGCGGAATCGGTGCGCATTCCGACGACAACAGGGTCTCTGATCATCTTGGTAGTAAATCTTCAGGATGAGTTGGAATACCCAATTAAAAGGGATGCAATAAACGGAATTTACAAGGAATTTTCTACGGTTAACCCTTATCTTAAATTCTCCGAGGAACAAAACGTGTCTTCCGATATCATCGGTTTGCCGGCTGCCGCGGCGGTGATTGAGGGCTCCGAGACCCACACCAGAACGGCCAATATCCAGGTGAACCTGGCAAAGGTAAAAGCAGACAGCCTTCGCCCAGGGGCCGATCCGATCGTCAATGTGCCGGTTACCCAGGCTGTTGTCTATGGTTGGTATGATAATGAGCTCGGCAGTTACACCAATATGCTCGGTGACTTAACTGTTCGTATCAGCGAGGGGATGTTGTAG
- the secG gene encoding preprotein translocase subunit SecG yields MDTLLIIVHVIVCLFLVGIVLLQHGKGADIGASFGGSSQSLFGTEGPLPLLNKITTASAIIFMLTSVTLAYISSKSGSSSVMSGVTVSQPAQVQKVVEPQAKEEAAVEAPVEKTAEPETSTEKNTK; encoded by the coding sequence ATGGATACTCTGCTCATAATCGTACACGTCATTGTCTGCCTGTTTCTGGTCGGCATAGTCTTGCTCCAGCATGGTAAAGGAGCGGATATCGGTGCGTCTTTTGGCGGATCCAGCCAGTCTCTTTTCGGAACCGAAGGACCGCTGCCGTTGCTGAACAAGATAACCACTGCTTCGGCGATAATTTTTATGTTGACTTCCGTTACATTAGCGTATATTTCATCCAAGTCCGGAAGCTCTTCGGTGATGAGCGGGGTTACTGTCAGTCAACCGGCCCAGGTGCAAAAGGTTGTAGAGCCGCAGGCAAAAGAAGAGGCGGCGGTTGAAGCACCGGTTGAGAAAACTGCTGAGCCCGAAACTAGTACGGAGAAGAACACGAAATAG